Part of the Halalkalibacter krulwichiae genome is shown below.
TTTGATATACAAGACCTATTTCATCTCTCACTTTATCCAACACTTGTATCGTGGTGTATGAATTTTTATATGAGTTAGTATCAGACTCTGTTTTTCCTCGGTTGATTAATTCAATAAATTCTTTCACTTCGTAATACATAGCTGGATGAGATTGGTCGACTGTTAATTGTTCAACCGTGCCGTCAGTGTAGTGAATTTCTACTTTTTCAGCCGTATGAATCTTATCAATCATGATACTTCCTTTTTCGCCTTGAATTTCGCTTGGTAAATAAGAGTTCGTTATTTTGGAATACATCACAATCGCATCTTTATCATCATATTTTAAGATGACGCTACCTTCACCATCCACACCCGAATCAAGCATAATGCCAGTTGCCTTCACTTCTTTTGGTTCACCAAATAATGTAATAAGTGGATACAAACAATAGACACCAAGGTCCATTAATGAACCGTTCGCAAACTCTGGATTGAAGGCATTAAGGACAATTCCTTCTTTGTATTTATCATAACGAGATGAATACTGACAATAGCTTGCAAAGTATCTACGGATAGGACCAATTTTATGTAAATTATCTTGAATGACCTTGAAGTTTGGAAGTAAGGTTGATTTCATTGCTTCCATTAATAGGGCGTTATGATCTTTTGCGGCTTGAATCATCCTCGCTACTTCGGTTGCATTAACAGCCAGTGGCTTTTCACATAACACATGTTTGCCATTTTGCAAAAATAAAATAGCTTGTTCTGCGTGATATGAATTGGGAGTAGCCAATGTACACCGCGTCAATTTCTTGACTAACTGCCATTTCTTTTAGGTTTGTAAATATTTTTGTTACTCCATATTTACTTGCAAATTCTTCTGCTCTACTAATCGTGCGAGAATAAACAGCAGTTAGTTTAAAATCTTCTACATCATTTGCTGCTTCAAGTAATCTTTCTGTAATCCAATTAGTACCGATTACGCCGAATTGAACCATTTATTCAACCTCATTCCTTTGTTTTATAAAACGAAGAGTTTTGTTTACTACACTTATGAAGCGTTTTTCATCGCCAATAGGATTTTATTTTCCCATAAAAAAACTTATATAGACATGGGGCCTACCAGTGAAATATTGGTGATAACCCAAATAGGGCTCATACTGTGAGTGATGGCTAAATTCTTGGCTGTGCCCCACCCAATAATGATCTCTGATCCGGCCATAGAAGGGACTGAATCAGAGGCTATTTTTTCTTTCCTGTATGGACTGTGTTATTTGTAATATGCAGTAAAGACCGCAATTCATAAAAGAAATAAATGCGGTCTTTACGATGTTTCCATATTTTTTAAAGTGTACTCTATTCGAGATTGGCATGTTTGCCGTACATTTTAGTAGAGTCTAAGCCTTTTTTTTCCATAAAACGCAAGATCAATGCATCATAAAATAATAACATCGTTTGCTCAAAAAGTGACCCCATTGGTTGTATGGTCTTATATTCACTTTCAGATTGATCTTTCGGTGATCCAGGCAATTTAATGATAATATCAGCTAATTTTCCAATCGTGGAGTCAGGGGAAATCGTTACAGCTGCGACCGTCCCACCTAAACTTTTTGCTTTTTCAGCGATTGAAACCAAGGTTTTCGTTTCACCTGAACCTGAACCGATGATCAACAAATCATCTTTTTCTAAATTTGCTGTTACAGTTTCACCGATTACATAAGCATCGATCCCCATGTGCATCATTCTCATCACGAAAGATTTGCCCATAAATCCAGATCTGCCCGCACCTGCAACAAAGATTTTTTTGGATTCCAGAATCTTATTAACCAACTTCTCTGCTTCTTCGTCAGAGATTAAGTCGACTGTCCGACTTAATTCTTGAACGACTTCAGCTAAATATTGAGTAGTTTTCATAGTTATAATGAACCTTGTTTAATCAATTCTTGCATTTTAGCTGCAACTGCTTTTTTATCGTCTTTGCTTGTGATACCGCCACCTACGATGACAAGATCTGGTTGTACTTTAATCACATCTGGAAGTGTTTCTAATTTGATTCCGCCTGCAATAGCAGTTTTCGCATTTTTTACAACGCTCTTAATGGTTGCAAGGTCTTCGAAAGAATTTTTTCCTACAGCTTGAAGGTCATAACCTGTGTGAACGCAGATATAATCTACTCCTAGTTCATCCAGTTCTTTCGCACGACCTTCAATGTCTTTAACTGCGATCATATCAGCAAGGATTTGTTTACCTTGTTTTTTTGCTTCTTCTACAGCACCTTTAATGGACTCGTCTTCAGCTGTACCAAGAATGGTGATGATGTCAGCGCCTGCTGCAGATGCTTGGCTAACTTCATATCCAGCTGCATCCATGATTTTAAGGTCAGCTAATACAGTTAAGTTAGGGAAGGCAGCTTTCACTTCCTTTACTGCTTTAAGGCCTTCATTAATCACAACCGGCGTGCCGATTTCTACAACATCTATATGATTTTCTACTTCTTTCACCAATTCAATGGCTCCTGGAATATCTACAAGATCTAATGCTAATTGTAATTTCATTTATTACTCGCTCCTTATATAATAGTATAATTGTGCCGTATAGCTTTCTTTTGCACAGTGTTATTGTATCCAATTGATAGCTATTTACTAACGGTATGATACTCAGTATACTGGGTATGTTACTAAATTAAAAGTATGCACTTTTTTATCATATAGTAACAAAAAGTATACTATGGGACATAATAAGGGTTGGAGGTGAAATGAATGCCGAATCTTGGGGAAAAAGTGTTTAATTGTGAAAAAGAATTGACTCTTTCGATTATTGGTGGAAAATGGAAAATGTTGGTATTGTGGCATCTAGGAAAAGAAGGAACCAAACGTTTTGGTGAACTAAAGGCCCTCATGCCGGGTATCACTCAAAGAATGCTTGTTAATCAATTGCGCGAACTTGAAGACCATTTGATTGTTCATCGTGAAGTCTATCCTGTCGTTCCACCAAAAGTTGAATACTCACTCACTGAGTATGGAAGAAGTCTGATGCCTATTCTGGATGCTATGTATGACTGGGGTAAAGATTATATTGAAAATGTATTGGAAAAAGAAACAGAAAACAAATCGTCTATTCAGTAGAAAAAAGAGTTTCTCCTAGAGGTTCGAAAAAGTGTAAAAAAGTTCATATACTAACAAACCACGGTTAGCTATCTTAATAAAGATGCTGTCCGTGTTTTTTTATATCTCTACGTATTTAAAAGGTGGGGTACAGTCAGGAAAATGCGGATTTACAACGCTAAGCCCATTTCCCCGACTATTCCCCAGTTTTAACAACGTTAAGAAAGTTTCAAGGGTCTTAAAGAATCTAACGAGACCATTTTCTCCGAATTAAAATGGTATTCTCCAAGTAAATTAATATGTTCCCAACCTAGAGGTGACATATGGTGCAATAATTCTTCATTAAAACTACCTGACCGTTTTTGATATTCAACTGCCTTTGTTAGATGTAAAGTATTCCAGATACTGATGGCATTAATGATTATATTTAAGGCACTGGCCCTTTGCAATTGATGCTGTATGGTTCGTTCCCTAAGCTCACCTTGTTTTCCAAAGAAAATAGCCCTTGCCAATCCATTCATGGCTTCTCCTTTATTCAATCCTCGTTGTATTTTTCTTCTTAATGATTCATCCGATATATAATTCAAAATAAAGATCGTTTTTTCTATTCGGCCCATCTCACGTAAGGCGGTAGCTAAGCTGTTTTGTCTTGAATAGGAACCTAGTTTCCCCATAATAAGGGATGCTGAAACTGTTCCTTCCCTTATAGAATGAGCTAATCGCAAAACATCTTCATAATTTTCTTTAATGACCTTTGTATTTATTTGTCCACGTAAAATGGCTTCTAATTTTGGATATTCGCTTGCTTTATCTATTGTAAATAATTTTGAATCTGATAAATCTCTTATTCTTGGAGCAAATTTAAATCCTAATAAATGAGTCAATCCGAAAATTTGGTCTGTGTAACCGGCTGTATCTGTATAATGCTCTTCTATGTTTAAATCCGTCTCATGGTGCAACAAACCATCCAAAACATGAATCGCATCCCTTGAATTAGTATGAATGATCTTTGTGTAGTAAGAAGAAAATTGATCACTAGTGAAACGGTAGATGGTGGCTCCTTTCCCCGTTCCATAATGTGGATTTGCATCTGCATGTAGTGATGAAACTCCTAGCTGCATTCTCATACCATCTGACGAGGATGTTGTGCCGTCTCCCCAATAAGAAGACAATTGTAGCTTGTGATGAAAATTTACTAATACAGCTTGGGCTTTATTCATTGCGTCTTCATACATGCGCCATTGAGACACATTGGCTAGTTGCTTATATGTAAGCCCGGGTGTTGCTTGAGCCATTTTGCTCAAGCCAATATTCATTCCCATTCCTAAAAGAGCAGCCATAATAATGATTGTTTCTTCTTTATCTGGTTTTCGTTTGTTAGAAGCATGTGTAAATTGCTCATGAAATCCTGTTATATGGGCAACATCCATAAGTAAATCGGTTAATTTTATTCTTGGTAGCATCTGATACAGGCTTGCACTAAATTTCTTTGCTTCTTCTGGAACATCTTTTTCTAATCGTGAAATCGACAGCTTTCCTTTTTCAAGAGAAACTCCATCTAACTTGTTGGAATTACCAGCTAACCAATGTAACCTCCCATTAAGGCTGCTAGTTCTCTCTGTAATATAATCCTTGAATGATAAACTAACCGATAATCTTGTATTCTCCTTCGTTTGATTCCATGTATCTTCGGAAAACAAATATTCCTCAAAATCTCTATATTGTCTACTGCCCACAATAGAAACATCACCAGCCCGAATATGCTCCCGAAGTTCTGTTAAAACAGCCATTTCATAGTAATGCCGATTGATTGTTGTACCATCATCCTCGTATAAATGCTTTTTCCACCGTTTTGAAATAAAATCCAAAGGTGAGTTATCAGGTACTTTTCGCTTCCCAGATTCGTTCATTCCTCGTATAATCTCTACAGCTTGTAAAAGTGGCTCATTCGCCTTTGTGGAATGAAATTCCAATACCCTTAATAGGGTTGGCGTATATTTTCTAAGAGAATAAAATCGTTTTTGCAGTAAGTCTAAATAGTCATAGTCGGCAGGACGTGCAAGCTCTTGAGCTTCTTCCACTGAAGAAACAAAAGAATTCCATTCAATAACCGATTCTAAAACCTCAAAAACGTCTAGTTTTTCCCGTTTTGCTTTGATTAAAGCTTGTCCGATGTTCGTATAGTGTATAACCTTCTCATTCAGCTTTTTCCCGTTTTGTTTCTGAATTTCTTCTTGAGCCTTACGGCCTTTTGATAACAGACTGAGTATTTGTCTGTCATGAATTTCAAAGGCTTTATCCGTTAAATCCTGAGTAAGGTGTAATAAATAGACGGTTAAAATCGAGTATCGTTTATTTTCTTGAAAGTCACGGAACGCATAAGGCTCATATCTTGAACCTAAGCGGGATAGCTGTAACAAGCGATTGCGATGCAAATGATTAATTTGTACCGTTTCTAATTCCATACCTCGTATGTATTCGAGTCGTTCTATTACTTTTAGAAATGTTTCGGATGAAGGATGACCCGGTGGTTCCTTTAACCAACCCAATATCGTTTTATTGGAATCGGATGAATGTTGCGAAGTAATGATTTCTTCAAGCTTTTCTTTTTGCTCACTTGTTAGAGATTGACTAACTGTATTAAACAGCTTCTTTTCAGCCATTTCTCTCGCCTCCCACACTATTCTTTCAAGTGTAGTGATAGCAGGCAGTATGATTTTGTTTTTTCTTAGAAAATCTATGCATTCATGCAGTAGATGAATGGCATCACCATTTTCCAAAGCTAATTGATGAAGGTGCTTAAATGTCATTCGATATTCACTCAAGGTAAAAGTTACAAAGTCGTATTCACTTCGAATTTCTTTCAAATGATCCCAAAGTGTATTTTCCCTTTGAGGATAATAGCTAAGCGAGGATGGACTAGCACTGATTTGTTTCGATATATATTGTATAACCGAATCTGGGATGCTTTTAATATGAGTGTATGGCCAACCGGGATACCGAAGAATAGCTAATTGAACGGAAAACCCTAAACGGTTTTCTTCCCTCCTTCTCTTATTAATGATTTCTAAATCACGTTTGGAAAAGGTGAAGTAGGTCCCCAATATCCATTCATCTTCAGGAATTTGCATAAAAGCCTGTCTCTGTTCCGGTGTAAGCAATTCTCTACCTCTAGCAATTTTCATTCAGTATCAGCCCATTTCTGTATTTTTCAATTTATTAGCTCAATTATATATCAATAGAGTGTACTCTATTGATACAAGTAGACTGATAAAATCATAGTTAAGAGTGTCTCATAAGACTTGTCTCAAAAACGAGGTGAAATTTTGCAGAAAATCGGTTATGTACGCGTCAGTTCGACTAGCCAAAATCCTTCAAGACAATTTCGGCAATTGAACGAAATTGGAATGGATATTATTTATGAAGAAAAAACTTCAGGAGCCACAAAAGATCGTGAACAACTTCAAAAAATGTTAGAGGATTTACAGGAAGGTGACATTATTTATGTTACAGATTTAACTCGGATCACTCGAAGTACGCAAGATTTATTTGAATTGATTGATTTAATACGAAATAAAAAGGCAAGCTTAAAATCACTTAAGGATACATGGCTAGATTTATCAGAAGATAATCCATATAGCCAATTCTTAATTACGGTAATGGCTGGCGTTAACCAATTAGAGCGAGACTTTATTCGTATGCGTCAGCGTGAAGGAATTGAGCTCGCAAAGAAAGAAGGGAAGTTTAAAGGACGGTTAAAGAAATATCATAAAAATCACGCAGGAATGAATTATGCAGTAAAGCTATATAAAGAAGGAAATATGACTGTAAATCAAATTTGTGAAATTACAAATGTATCTAGAGCTTCTTTATATAGAAAGCTATCGGAAGGAAAAAATAAGCATTCATTACTTATATTAAAAATTTCCGGGGATTGTGAAACAACGTACCTAACCAAGCAGGCTATTTCTATAAGGAAGTATCAATATTTGTTTATCTAACTAGGCACGATCATCAAAGGGTTCCGAGTACATTTTAACGGAGATATACGCTAAACTCAGATTTAAAGCAAGGCTGTATTTTCCGAGAACACTTTATAAAAAACAACCTTAGTCAATCACAAACGAAGGTTGTTTTTATAAAGTCATGGTCTAATTAAAACAATTGCTGTCCCAAGAGCATACTTGAGACTGAAAAGGCACCAGCAGGTGGTAAAACATTAGTATATATGGGAGGTCCCAAACGGGGTGTAAAGGTTGTAGCAATCCAATTTCCATATTCACCAGCCAGCAAAGAGGGAGGTTTCATTATAAACCGTCCACTTAAAACGAAATGCCGAATGCTTATAGCGGTCTCATCAAATATTGTCAAGTTGCCAAAAAAGGAGGCATATGGTGAATCGAAACTTATTTGTTTAGCGCTTTCGTCCCAATACCCATTAATCGGAATAGGTATACCACGAAAATTAACTGTACCTACTACTTTGTTGTCTACAATGGAATCAATGGTAAGTATACCTCTAATAATGGATCTCCCCGCAATAGAAGCATCAATCCCCCATACGGATGGAAAGGGGATACTAACTTTGGCTGTCTTTGGAATTTTCAAAATTAACCTCTCCTTGATTATTTTATGTATGGATTGAGTTGTATTTAATCATAATCCTGTAGTAATGATACAGTATATGCACAGAGAATCACTTAGGTGTTTTGTTAAGAAAGAAGCATCAATAATCAATCAGCCTACTGTCTAGATGAACAAGAGTTTGCCTGACCCACGAAAAATATGGAACATTAATTCCTGCTGCTCATACATATGGTCTCGCATTTGGAAAATTTCTTAGATTTAAAATAAATCATCTGATTCAATGAAATGTAATGCCTATCATCACCTATTTTTATATGTACCTCAGACGAATTCCTATACCTCCGTTACTCTTCGATCATATTGTATTTGTACGAGGTGGTGTAAAATGTTTAAATTATATTTAGATCCTGGTCACGGGGGAGTGGACCCAGGAGCTATTGGCAATGGGATGCAGGAAAAAGAAATTACCTTAAATATTTCCCATAGCATCCGAAATCTCTTGGAAAACCATTATGAAGGCCTGCAAATTAAAATGAGTAGAACAGCAGATATTACGCGCAGCTTGAAAGAACGTACAGATGATGCGAATGCTTGGGGTGCAGATTATTTTCTATCCATCCACGTTAATGCATTTAACGGTTCAGCTCATGGGTATGAAGATTATATTCATAACAGTTTGTCTGATTCATCGAGAACAGCGTTAATTCGGGACATTATGCATGAAGAAATTGTCAAAGTAAATAACTTGCATAACCGTGGTAAAAAAAAGGCCGATTTCCATGTACTGCGAGAAACCAGAATGCCCGCTTTATTAACGGAGAACGGATTTATTGATCATGCAAGCGATGCCCAAAAATTAAGAGACCCGAATTGGCGGCAAGCGGTTGCCCAAGGGCATGTTAATGGGTTAGCACGCGCGTTTAATTTGAAGAGAAAATCGACTAATCTGAAAAGCAATATGGCTATTAAACGTGTAATTGTTGACGGTGTGCAAGTAGGTGCTTACGCAGAAGAAGAAAATGTGTTGAGAACTGTAAAACGCAACCTGAGAACAGCACAAAGGATTATTATTGAAAATGTGTAGTTTCGTTGGGAAAACGGTTGCTTGACTGCGAGCACGTTAAAGTTTTATCAAAATGGATAACTAGGCTGGATGAACAAAATATACGCTAAGCCTTTGATGTGACGGGCTTAGCATTTTTTTCTTGCTCTAAGTTAGTCCGGCCGATATAAGCCAGGACTAGCTTAATATCAGATGAATAGAACGAAGTTGTTGAGGGAATTATAGCTCATGATGTTTCTATTTCCAATTGTTGGATTTGAGGTGAGTTTTTGCCTAAGATTACTCCTATTCAGTCATACATGATTATTATGCTTTCGGTTGGATTAATGAACCACGTGATTATTATCCCTTTACTACTCGAAGCATCAAAGCGAGATGCCTGGCTCGTAGTGCTTCTTGTTTTTGTCGCTTCACCTGTTTGGATTGGTGCTTGAACTACATCATTCAAAACACGAACAATCAACACATGAAAAAGTGGCTAGATCAGCACTTTGGAAAGTTTTTATCTGCAATCTTAGTAATTATTTATAGTTTGTTATTATGGCTCATGGGCTTTATTTCCTTAAAAGATACTCTAACATGGACAATCGCATCTTACTTGCCGCAAACACCGATACTAGTTCTTGCGGGAACCACACTTGTTGCATGCTTCTTTGCTGCTTTTCAAGGACTCCGTACAATTGCAATTGTGAGCGGAATATTGTTGCCATTTGTTGTTATTCTAGGTCATCTTGTGGCGATTGCCAATTTTCAGTTTAAAGATTATACCCTGCTTTTTCCTTTGTTAGAAAACGGGACAACTCCATTATGGAAAGGTGTTCCTTACGTTGCCGGGGGATTGCTGGAGTTGTCTTTCTTGATGTTGCTGATTCAGCACAAATTAACAAAAAAAACAGGATTTAAAAGCTTGATGTTGATGTGCTTCATCCTTACAGGACTTACGTTAGGACCATTAATGGGATCGATTGCTATATTTGGCCCTGATGAAGCGGCTAACCAAAGATACCCCGCTTACGCTCAATGGAGAATCGTGAGACTGGGAGAAGATGTGAAGCATGTCGATTTTTTTTCGATTTATCAGTGGCTATCCGGTACATTTATTCGTGTGTCCCTTTCTATCTATCTCTTGGGAGAATTGTGGAATTTACAAAAACGCAGATGGTTACCCGTGTTATTTGGCGCATTGGCCATGCTTGTTGCCATTTTGCTGCCGATGAGCGACATGGCTTTTCTAGACTCGTTAGGAAGATTTTATTTTCCTTCATTTTGTATCTTTACAGCAGGGACCTTGATCCTGTATATCGGTCGAATAATCATCTCAAGAATTAGCCAAAAGGAGTGACTAGCTAGGATGAATAAACTATTCCGACGAATGATAAGATTATTTGGAAATCAGGGGGCAGAAAGCAAGAGGCCAACGCCTAATACAGAGGCAACCGTCTTGCAACCACTTAATGAACAATCACTCATCCAACACTTTAAAATGTGTCAAGATGTTAAGCACCATGTTTACAAATTAAACCCTAATGATGAACAATCGAGAATCCTGTTGCTTTATTATGAGGGTTTAAGTGACAACCAAACGTTCATTCATGAAACTGCGCTTCCTCATTTGACCCGATTTTATGAAAACAATGGTTTTCATCATCAGGAGGAAATAGCCGATTCGAGTCAATTACAATTAGAACTCAAGTGCTGGAATTGATCAACCGTTATCGTGAAATAAGATACTTGGCCTGGCTGTTTAGTATAAGAGAGCCTCTTGAAGAAATCTTGCTGGCAACTCCATTTTTTAGATTATCGCCAAAGGCATCCATTCTTCACAATCCCGAGCAAAGTTTCAGACAGTTCTCTATCCTTGCTCCGGTCCGCCTGCAACAATTTGTACTGGACTCAAACGAAAAGGCTAGAACCAGTTATATACCGGAATTATCGCTTCGCAAAGGTCAATGGCAGGAAAGTAATAAACCAAAAGAGCTGCTTAGATATTCAGGCGTACAAGTATATGATCTAAACAATTATTATGGACGAATGGATCTTAAGGATTTGTCGGGAATGCCCTGGCTAAGTACTCACACGATCCGAGTACTCTTGATTTGTTTACCGAAGAGAAGCTTGCGGCTGTTCTTGTCGCAGAAAAACCCAAATATGAAGTGACTCCTATTGTGAAATTGAACAAGGCGTATTTCGATATTTCAGTAAAAGTGAAGGCGGGGATCAATGAATTGCATACGGACCTTACCGAAAAGGAACTCACACAAATGGCTCAGGAAAAAATAGAGGAGCAAATCCGCAAAACGTATCAAACTGCTTTTAAAGAGGGTATAGATATTTACAATTTGGGCGAATCTTTGTATCGCAAACATCCACATCAATGGAAGAGCATTGCCACAGGAAAACAGCAACTCGTTTTAAACCAAGATTCCCTGCGCCATGTAAAGGTTGAGGTGAATATTGTTTACCCTGGAAGATATAAATTACATGAACATGGTGAATCCACCTCGTGATTCTGGCAAGTGAAATTATTAACTCACCTTGCTTCTTCTGCTTAGCGTTGGGGAAGCAAGGTTTTTGTTTCCCAAAAAATAGTTTAACGTTGTAAATCCGCATTTTCCTGACGGAACCCCTTAGAGAAATATGTATGGTTCTTTAGTGCGTACTTAAAGACCATGAGCTATTAAATTAAGATCTTACTTAAAAAGGAACAGAGTAAATATAATCTGTTCTTTTTTAGTGTGTTAAGCAAAAAAACAAGAACCTTCCTCGTAATAAATCGAACAAATTTATAGAAACCTTACCTTCTTATTCACTGTCGACTCTTCCGTTTTATTCATAAAAGTGAGATTGTTATGTTTAATTCTACTGCAATGATTATCGGTAAATTTGGATGATCAGGATTTATGTTTAAATCTTTAGGTGTTAAAGCACGTATATAATTTTAGGGATTACACATAGTTGACCATTTAGTTCTAAGATAGCATATTCTATACCTTTAATATCTGGATAACCCAAAGAACAAATGCTCGATAATAATTCCGTTATAGAATAGCGAATTTGTTTTCAAGTTTTTTTGAACAATCTCTCCATTTTTTATTTAAATGGTCGGCTCCCCAAGGATCAAGCGAGATAGTGCTTCACATAGACTTAACCTAGATAGCATTATATAAAAAAATAACATAACCTTAATTGGAAAGTTTTTCATTTTTTCTCCTTTTGTAAAATCATTTCTGTATTTTATCTCGTTTCAAATAATAATATTCATAAATTTTTTTATAATAATTTGCTACAAATATCACCAATATAATCTCATCAATATAAATTGAAGTTATCACACTTCAAAATTCGTATTGAACCCCAAGGAGGATTTCCAAATGACAGTAGCAGCAAAAGTAAAACAAACATTAGCTGGATTAAAGAGCGCTCAGGCAAGCCTAGAAACGTTTGCACTTGAAACAGAAAATGAACAGGCAAAACAGCTTTTCCAACAAGCCGCCCAACAAACACAAGGAGTCGTTGATGGCTTGGAGCCTCGTCTTCAGCAAATTGAAGAAGAAGAGCCTCAATATAAACAAGAATAAGTTATTAGGGTGACTCAAACAAAAAAGGTCTGGTCGCATTTTTTTACAATAGTGAGCGTTATGCACAATTGTGTGTGGGCAGACTCTTTAGAGTCACCCTTTGTTATACATAACTATTATGAGAGGAGAAAAATGATGAAAGGGATAATCAACGGAATAATTGTGGTAAGCTTGTTAGCCGGTTGTCAAACATTAACAGGGACTGGATATGATGTAAGGCCAATCCAGTTATCAGAAACAGTCATTATTGATCAAGAACGCGCTGATGAAGCAAAGATAATTGTCCTCTCAATGGAAGAAGTAGTCGAAATTAAAGGTGTTTCAGATGAAGACAATATTTATTTGGCCCCAAAAGTAAAGCACTTTGACCGTTTCAGGTTAAAAAAAATTCGCAAACAAAGTCATGATGCTGTAAAAAAACGTTATCCACAGGCAACCGTTCATGTATCAACGGATCAAAAGATATTCATGGAACTTGAAAAACTAGAACAAGAGCTACAAAAAAGAACGATAAGTGAAAAACGATTAAAACAAAAATTAAAAAAGCTTGATGAAATGATGAAAGGATAATGAGGTGAACATAGATGTCTTCGAGTAAAAAGAAAAATGTAACTCCTGCTCAAGAAAAGTATCAGAAATTAGCGAGTAACTACGAAAAAAAACGTCCAGTTGTTCAAAACTGTATTCGAGCTTTTTTTATTGGTGGCCTTATTTGTTTAATCGGACAAGGCTTTCATGTGTTTTATTACACTTTCTTTGATTTCACTCAACGAACTGCAGGCGATCCAACAGTAGCAACGCTAATCTTAATTTCCGTTTTATTAACTGGATTTGGAGTATATGATCGATATGCGCAATTTGCTGGTGCTGGTACGGCAGTGCCTGTCACAGGATTTGCCAATTCAATTGCATCGGCTGCTATTGAACATCGAACAGAAGGTTATGTCCTTGGTGTAGGTGGAAAAATGTTTAAACTCGCTGGATCCGTTATTGTGTTTGGTACAGTGGCAGCCTTTTTTATTGCTATTATAAAGACGATTCTCATTCAATGGGGAGGGTTGTAGGATGCTAAGAGGCCATCAAACATGGGAATTCGAGAACCAACCAGTTATACTTTCAACCGGTACTGTTGGTGGTCCTTTTGAAGCCAAAGGTGAATTAGCCGACGATTTTGATTTATTACATGAGGATTTATGGCTTAAACAAGATTCTTATGAAAAGGCCCAAAAAGTTTTAATTGAAAAATCTATTTCGCGTGCCATTGAAAAGTCTGAATTACGAAATGAAGATATTCAATTTATGTTTGCTGGGGATTTAATTAATCAGATAACCCCTTCTAGCTTTGCCAGCAGAACTCTCGCTATTCCTTATTTGGGTCTATTTGGTGCTTGTTCAACATCGATGGAAGGGTTAGCACTAGCGGCTTTTCTCGTGAA
Proteins encoded:
- the hxlB gene encoding 6-phospho-3-hexuloisomerase; this translates as MKTTQYLAEVVQELSRTVDLISDEEAEKLVNKILESKKIFVAGAGRSGFMGKSFVMRMMHMGIDAYVIGETVTANLEKDDLLIIGSGSGETKTLVSIAEKAKSLGGTVAAVTISPDSTIGKLADIIIKLPGSPKDQSESEYKTIQPMGSLFEQTMLLFYDALILRFMEKKGLDSTKMYGKHANLE
- the hxlA gene encoding 3-hexulose-6-phosphate synthase, producing the protein MKLQLALDLVDIPGAIELVKEVENHIDVVEIGTPVVINEGLKAVKEVKAAFPNLTVLADLKIMDAAGYEVSQASAAGADIITILGTAEDESIKGAVEEAKKQGKQILADMIAVKDIEGRAKELDELGVDYICVHTGYDLQAVGKNSFEDLATIKSVVKNAKTAIAGGIKLETLPDVIKVQPDLVIVGGGITSKDDKKAVAAKMQELIKQGSL
- a CDS encoding winged helix-turn-helix transcriptional regulator, which produces MPNLGEKVFNCEKELTLSIIGGKWKMLVLWHLGKEGTKRFGELKALMPGITQRMLVNQLRELEDHLIVHREVYPVVPPKVEYSLTEYGRSLMPILDAMYDWGKDYIENVLEKETENKSSIQ
- a CDS encoding Tn3 family transposase; this encodes MKIARGRELLTPEQRQAFMQIPEDEWILGTYFTFSKRDLEIINKRRREENRLGFSVQLAILRYPGWPYTHIKSIPDSVIQYISKQISASPSSLSYYPQRENTLWDHLKEIRSEYDFVTFTLSEYRMTFKHLHQLALENGDAIHLLHECIDFLRKNKIILPAITTLERIVWEAREMAEKKLFNTVSQSLTSEQKEKLEEIITSQHSSDSNKTILGWLKEPPGHPSSETFLKVIERLEYIRGMELETVQINHLHRNRLLQLSRLGSRYEPYAFRDFQENKRYSILTVYLLHLTQDLTDKAFEIHDRQILSLLSKGRKAQEEIQKQNGKKLNEKVIHYTNIGQALIKAKREKLDVFEVLESVIEWNSFVSSVEEAQELARPADYDYLDLLQKRFYSLRKYTPTLLRVLEFHSTKANEPLLQAVEIIRGMNESGKRKVPDNSPLDFISKRWKKHLYEDDGTTINRHYYEMAVLTELREHIRAGDVSIVGSRQYRDFEEYLFSEDTWNQTKENTRLSVSLSFKDYITERTSSLNGRLHWLAGNSNKLDGVSLEKGKLSISRLEKDVPEEAKKFSASLYQMLPRIKLTDLLMDVAHITGFHEQFTHASNKRKPDKEETIIIMAALLGMGMNIGLSKMAQATPGLTYKQLANVSQWRMYEDAMNKAQAVLVNFHHKLQLSSYWGDGTTSSSDGMRMQLGVSSLHADANPHYGTGKGATIYRFTSDQFSSYYTKIIHTNSRDAIHVLDGLLHHETDLNIEEHYTDTAGYTDQIFGLTHLLGFKFAPRIRDLSDSKLFTIDKASEYPKLEAILRGQINTKVIKENYEDVLRLAHSIREGTVSASLIMGKLGSYSRQNSLATALREMGRIEKTIFILNYISDESLRRKIQRGLNKGEAMNGLARAIFFGKQGELRERTIQHQLQRASALNIIINAISIWNTLHLTKAVEYQKRSGSFNEELLHHMSPLGWEHINLLGEYHFNSEKMVSLDSLRPLKLS
- a CDS encoding N-acetylmuramoyl-L-alanine amidase family protein — translated: MFKLYLDPGHGGVDPGAIGNGMQEKEITLNISHSIRNLLENHYEGLQIKMSRTADITRSLKERTDDANAWGADYFLSIHVNAFNGSAHGYEDYIHNSLSDSSRTALIRDIMHEEIVKVNNLHNRGKKKADFHVLRETRMPALLTENGFIDHASDAQKLRDPNWRQAVAQGHVNGLARAFNLKRKSTNLKSNMAIKRVIVDGVQVGAYAEEENVLRTVKRNLRTAQRIIIENV
- a CDS encoding endospore germination permease; protein product: MNYIIQNTNNQHMKKWLDQHFGKFLSAILVIIYSLLLWLMGFISLKDTLTWTIASYLPQTPILVLAGTTLVACFFAAFQGLRTIAIVSGILLPFVVILGHLVAIANFQFKDYTLLFPLLENGTTPLWKGVPYVAGGLLELSFLMLLIQHKLTKKTGFKSLMLMCFILTGLTLGPLMGSIAIFGPDEAANQRYPAYAQWRIVRLGEDVKHVDFFSIYQWLSGTFIRVSLSIYLLGELWNLQKRRWLPVLFGALAMLVAILLPMSDMAFLDSLGRFYFPSFCIFTAGTLILYIGRIIISRISQKE